In a genomic window of Streptomyces koelreuteriae:
- a CDS encoding esterase/lipase family protein, with product MTTQRCRVDDLVVVVPGIMGSRLTDADGNELWGLSGKALLRGIRTFGKSVTRLALPSDLGDGHPGDGVRPAGPMPDLHALPGVGPLVDGYNGLLDWLERHFTLRRRLPGDDPRTPVNLVDFSYDWRLSCRYNAERLGERVEEELGRWRASAPGRAEARVVFVAHSMGGLVTRQYIEMGGGAEVARQVITLGTPYRGSLDALLYLVNGLRPGFGPLRLNLARFARSLPSLHQLTPDYACLEGGGTDADNLRYAREVTGLPGVDEALLKDAALFHAALHESRTGAAYGVEYLPVSGVLQPTPTTARPGDDGRLSPLLTIGGADEGGDGRVPRLSSAHLTGVRRPAYTPWEQHGSLQNNSAVRWALWGWLTPELPVHRGPEEYAAARPLGVRVPEVLAAGKAAEVEVSVPRDVPGHDELALALSVDDGPERSLRNRGDGRYTAPLTGLAPGAHRLRVGARHAPEASVTALTLVMGHEGEEGTEDE from the coding sequence ATGACGACACAGCGCTGCCGGGTCGACGATCTCGTGGTCGTGGTTCCGGGGATCATGGGCAGCCGGCTGACGGACGCGGACGGGAACGAGTTATGGGGGCTCTCGGGAAAGGCCCTGCTACGAGGGATCAGGACCTTCGGAAAGTCCGTGACCCGGCTGGCCCTCCCGTCCGACCTGGGAGACGGCCACCCCGGTGACGGCGTCCGGCCCGCCGGGCCGATGCCCGATCTGCACGCCCTGCCCGGGGTCGGGCCACTCGTCGACGGCTACAACGGGCTGCTGGACTGGCTGGAGCGACACTTCACCCTGCGACGGCGGCTGCCGGGCGACGACCCTCGCACACCGGTGAACCTGGTGGACTTCTCGTACGACTGGCGGCTCTCCTGCCGGTACAACGCCGAACGGCTCGGCGAACGGGTGGAGGAGGAACTCGGCCGCTGGCGTGCCTCTGCACCCGGGCGGGCGGAAGCCAGGGTCGTGTTCGTGGCCCACTCGATGGGCGGGCTGGTGACCCGGCAGTACATCGAGATGGGCGGCGGCGCGGAGGTCGCCCGGCAGGTGATCACGCTCGGGACGCCGTACCGGGGCTCACTGGACGCCCTGCTGTACCTGGTGAACGGGCTGCGGCCGGGCTTCGGCCCGCTTCGGCTGAATCTGGCGCGGTTCGCCCGCAGCCTGCCGTCCCTGCATCAGCTCACCCCGGACTACGCGTGTCTGGAGGGTGGCGGCACGGACGCGGACAACCTCCGATACGCGCGTGAGGTCACCGGGCTCCCTGGGGTCGACGAGGCCCTGCTCAAGGACGCGGCGCTGTTCCATGCGGCGTTGCACGAGTCCCGGACGGGGGCCGCGTACGGGGTGGAGTACCTGCCGGTGAGCGGGGTTCTGCAGCCCACTCCGACCACGGCCCGGCCGGGGGACGACGGCCGGCTCTCGCCGCTGCTCACCATCGGCGGCGCGGACGAGGGCGGCGACGGGCGTGTGCCCCGTCTGTCCAGCGCCCATCTCACGGGCGTACGGCGACCCGCGTACACCCCGTGGGAACAGCACGGTTCGCTGCAGAACAACTCCGCCGTCCGCTGGGCGCTGTGGGGGTGGCTCACACCTGAGCTGCCGGTGCACCGGGGTCCGGAGGAGTACGCGGCGGCAAGGCCGCTCGGGGTGCGCGTGCCGGAGGTGCTGGCGGCAGGCAAGGCGGCGGAGGTCGAGGTGTCGGTCCCCAGGGACGTCCCCGGGCACGACGAGCTGGCGCTCGCCCTGAGTGTGGACGACGGCCCCGAACGCTCGCTGCGGAACCGGGGCGACGGGCGCTACACCGCTCCGCTCACCGGTCTCGCCCCCGGAGCCCACCGGCTGAGGGTCGGCGCACGGCACGCTCCGGAGGCCTCGGTGACGGCGTTGACGCTGGTGATGGGGCACGAGGGGGAAGAGGGCACCGAGGATGAGTGA
- a CDS encoding cysteine desulfurase/sulfurtransferase TusA family protein: MAYFDAASGAPLHSVARQALLASLDEGWADPARLYREGRRARMLLDAAREAAAEAVGCRVDELVFTSSGTRAVHTGIAGALAGRRRVGRHLIVSAVEHSSVLHSAEVHESGGGSVTEVPVDRGGAVDPAAYGDALRADTALACLQSANHEVGTEQPVAAVAGRCREAGVPLLVDAAQSLGWGPVEGDWSLLTASAHKWGGPSGVGLLVVRKGVRFSAQGPVDERESGRAPGFENLPAIVAAAASLRAVRAEAAAEAARLRELTERIRARVPGLVPDVEVVGDPVRRLPGVVTFSCLYVDGEALLHELDREGFSVSSGSSCTSSTLTPSHVLRAMGVLSEGNVRVSLPVGAAEEDVERFLAVLPGAVAGVREKLGAPVSGAVVREADVLVVDSLGKRCPIPVIELAKVIGDVPVGGLVRVLSDDEAARLDIPAWCEMRGQEYVGEEPADKGTAYLIRRVS; this comes from the coding sequence GTGGCCTACTTCGATGCTGCTTCTGGTGCTCCGCTTCATTCTGTTGCCCGGCAGGCTCTGCTGGCCTCCCTTGATGAGGGGTGGGCGGATCCGGCGCGGTTGTACAGGGAGGGGCGGCGGGCTCGGATGCTGTTGGACGCCGCTCGGGAGGCCGCTGCCGAGGCGGTGGGGTGCCGGGTGGACGAGCTGGTGTTCACCTCGTCCGGAACGCGTGCGGTGCATACGGGGATTGCGGGGGCGCTGGCCGGGCGGCGGCGGGTCGGGCGCCACCTGATCGTGTCGGCGGTCGAACATTCTTCTGTCCTCCATTCGGCCGAGGTGCACGAGTCGGGCGGCGGGTCCGTCACCGAGGTGCCGGTCGACCGGGGCGGGGCGGTGGACCCGGCGGCGTACGGCGACGCCCTGCGCGCGGACACCGCGCTGGCCTGTCTCCAGTCGGCCAATCACGAGGTGGGCACGGAGCAGCCCGTCGCGGCGGTGGCCGGACGGTGCCGGGAGGCCGGGGTGCCGTTGCTGGTGGACGCCGCGCAGTCGCTCGGCTGGGGGCCGGTGGAAGGGGACTGGTCGCTGCTCACGGCCAGTGCGCACAAGTGGGGTGGGCCGTCCGGGGTCGGGCTGCTCGTCGTGCGCAAGGGTGTGCGGTTCTCGGCGCAAGGGCCGGTGGACGAGCGGGAGTCGGGGCGGGCGCCCGGTTTCGAGAACCTTCCGGCGATCGTGGCCGCGGCCGCTTCCCTGCGGGCCGTACGGGCGGAGGCCGCCGCGGAGGCCGCGCGGCTGCGGGAGCTGACGGAGCGGATCCGGGCCCGGGTACCGGGGCTGGTGCCCGACGTCGAGGTGGTCGGGGACCCGGTGCGCCGGCTGCCCGGGGTCGTCACCTTCTCCTGTCTCTATGTCGACGGGGAGGCTCTGCTGCACGAGCTGGACCGGGAGGGTTTCTCCGTCTCGTCCGGATCGTCCTGCACGAGCAGCACGCTGACGCCGAGCCATGTGCTGCGGGCGATGGGCGTGCTGAGCGAGGGCAATGTGCGGGTGTCGCTGCCGGTCGGGGCGGCGGAGGAGGATGTGGAGCGGTTCCTCGCCGTACTGCCGGGGGCTGTGGCGGGAGTGCGGGAGAAGCTGGGGGCGCCGGTCTCCGGGGCGGTGGTGCGGGAGGCGGACGTCCTCGTCGTGGACTCCCTGGGCAAGCGGTGCCCGATCCCCGTGATCGAGCTGGCGAAGGTGATCGGCGATGTGCCGGTGGGGGGCCTGGTCCGGGTCCTGTCCGATGACGAGGCGGCGCGGCTGGACATTCCCGCGTGGTGCGAGATGCGGGGCCAGGAGTACGTAGGGGAGGAGCCGGCGGACAAGGGAACGGCATACTTGATCCGCCGGGTGAGCTGA
- the nadA gene encoding quinolinate synthase NadA, whose translation MTTAQPQELDVQPTPLALLLLGREADPRSERGVECPGDLPSPSDPDLVERARKAKEKLGDKVFVLGHHYQRDEVIQFADVTGDSFKLAKDAAARPEAEYIVFCGVHFMAESADILTSDDQKVVLPDLAAGCSMADMATAEQVAECWDVLTEAGIAEQVVPVSYMNSSADIKAFTGKHGGTICTSSNAKRALDWAFEQGEKVLFLPDQHLGRNTAVRDMGMSLEDCVLYNPHKPNGGLTTEELRAAKMILWRGHCSVHGRFSLDSVNDVRERIPGVNVLVHPECRHEVVAAADYVGSTEYIIKALEAAPAGSKWAIGTELNLVRRLANRFAPEDKEIVFLDKTVCFCSTMNRIDLPHLVWALESLAEGNLVNRIEVDKETEAFAKLALERMLALP comes from the coding sequence GTGACCACCGCCCAGCCCCAGGAGCTCGACGTACAGCCGACGCCCCTCGCCCTGCTGCTCCTCGGCCGTGAGGCCGACCCCAGGAGCGAGCGCGGCGTGGAGTGCCCCGGCGACCTGCCCTCGCCGTCCGACCCGGACCTGGTGGAGCGCGCCCGCAAGGCCAAGGAGAAGCTCGGGGACAAGGTCTTCGTGCTCGGCCACCACTACCAGCGCGACGAGGTCATCCAGTTCGCCGACGTCACCGGTGACTCCTTCAAGCTGGCCAAGGACGCCGCCGCCCGCCCCGAGGCCGAGTACATCGTGTTCTGCGGTGTGCACTTCATGGCCGAGTCCGCGGACATCCTGACCTCCGACGACCAGAAGGTGGTCCTGCCCGACCTGGCCGCCGGCTGCTCGATGGCCGACATGGCGACGGCCGAGCAGGTCGCCGAGTGCTGGGACGTGCTGACCGAGGCCGGGATAGCCGAGCAGGTCGTGCCCGTCTCGTACATGAACTCGTCCGCCGACATCAAGGCGTTCACGGGCAAGCACGGCGGCACGATCTGCACCTCCTCGAACGCGAAACGGGCCCTGGACTGGGCCTTCGAGCAGGGCGAGAAAGTGCTCTTCCTCCCCGACCAGCACCTCGGCCGCAACACCGCCGTGCGGGACATGGGCATGTCCCTGGAGGACTGCGTCCTCTACAACCCGCACAAGCCGAACGGCGGCCTCACGACCGAGGAACTGCGCGCCGCGAAGATGATCCTGTGGCGCGGCCACTGCTCGGTCCACGGCCGCTTCAGCCTCGACTCGGTGAACGACGTACGCGAGCGCATCCCGGGCGTGAACGTCCTGGTCCACCCCGAGTGCCGCCACGAGGTCGTGGCCGCGGCGGACTACGTCGGCTCGACGGAGTACATCATCAAGGCCCTGGAGGCCGCCCCGGCCGGCTCCAAGTGGGCCATCGGCACGGAACTGAACCTGGTCCGCCGCCTGGCGAACCGCTTCGCACCCGAGGACAAGGAGATCGTCTTCCTCGACAAGACGGTCTGCTTCTGCTCCACGATGAACCGCATCGACCTCCCCCACCTGGTCTGGGCCCTGGAGTCCCTGGCCGAGGGCAACCTCGTCAACCGCATCGAGGTGGACAAGGAGACGGAGGCGTTCGCGAAGCTGGCGCTGGAGCGGATGCTGGCGCTGCCGTAG
- a CDS encoding carbohydrate kinase family protein — protein sequence MRIAVTGSIATDHLMTFPGRFADQLVADQLHTVSLSFLVDKLDVRRGGVAANIAFGMGQLGTRPILVGAAGADFDEYRAWLDRHGVDTDSVRISDTLHTARFVCTTDADHNQIGSFYTGAMSEARLIELKTVADRVGGLDLVSIGADDPEAMLRHTEECRSRSIPFAADFSQQIARMNGEEIRILLDGATYLFSNEYEKGLIETKTGWSDSEILSRVGHRVTTLGARGVRIERVGEDPIEVGTPDEERKADPTGVGDAFRAGFMSGLAWGVSLERAAQVGCMLATLVIETVGTQEYQLRRGHFMERFTKAYGDEAATEVQGHLA from the coding sequence GTGCGCATCGCAGTCACCGGCTCCATCGCCACCGACCACCTCATGACCTTCCCCGGTCGCTTCGCCGACCAGCTCGTAGCGGACCAGCTGCACACGGTCTCGCTGTCGTTCCTGGTCGACAAGCTCGACGTCCGCCGCGGCGGCGTCGCCGCGAACATCGCGTTCGGCATGGGTCAGCTCGGCACCCGGCCGATCCTGGTCGGCGCCGCGGGCGCGGACTTCGACGAGTACCGCGCCTGGCTCGACCGGCACGGCGTCGACACCGACTCCGTCCGTATCTCCGACACGCTGCACACCGCCCGCTTCGTGTGCACGACCGACGCCGACCACAACCAGATCGGCTCCTTCTACACGGGCGCCATGAGCGAGGCCCGCCTCATCGAGCTGAAGACCGTCGCCGACCGGGTCGGCGGACTCGACCTGGTCTCCATCGGCGCGGACGACCCGGAGGCGATGCTCCGCCACACCGAGGAGTGCCGCTCCCGGTCCATCCCGTTCGCCGCCGACTTCTCCCAGCAGATCGCCCGGATGAACGGCGAGGAGATCCGCATCCTGCTGGACGGGGCGACGTACCTCTTCTCCAACGAGTACGAGAAGGGCCTCATCGAGACCAAGACCGGCTGGAGCGACTCCGAGATCCTGTCCAGGGTGGGTCACCGCGTCACCACCCTCGGCGCGCGCGGCGTCCGCATCGAGCGGGTCGGCGAGGACCCGATCGAGGTCGGCACGCCGGACGAGGAGCGCAAGGCCGACCCCACGGGCGTCGGCGACGCGTTCCGCGCGGGCTTCATGTCGGGCCTGGCGTGGGGTGTCTCCCTGGAGCGGGCCGCGCAGGTCGGCTGCATGCTGGCGACCCTCGTCATCGAGACGGTGGGGACGCAGGAGTACCAGCTGCGGCGGGGGCACTTCATGGAGCGATTCACCAAGGCGTACGGCGACGAGGCGGCGACCGAGGTTCAGGGGCATCTGGCCTGA
- the erpA gene encoding iron-sulfur cluster insertion protein ErpA produces MSVSDETTTVSDGIILTDAAADKVKTLLDQEGRDDLALRVAVQPGGCSGLRYQLFFDERSLDGDVEKDFGGVKVVTDRMSAPYLIGATIDFVDTIEKQGFTIDNPNATGSCACGDSFS; encoded by the coding sequence ATGTCCGTATCGGACGAGACCACCACCGTCAGCGACGGCATCATCCTGACCGACGCCGCCGCGGACAAGGTCAAGACCCTGCTCGACCAGGAAGGCCGCGACGACCTCGCGCTGCGCGTCGCCGTCCAGCCCGGCGGCTGCTCCGGCCTGCGCTACCAGCTCTTCTTCGACGAGCGTTCCCTCGACGGCGACGTCGAGAAGGACTTCGGCGGTGTGAAGGTCGTCACGGACCGCATGAGCGCCCCGTACCTGATCGGTGCCACGATCGACTTCGTGGACACGATCGAGAAGCAGGGCTTCACGATCGACAACCCGAACGCGACCGGCTCCTGCGCCTGCGGCGACTCCTTCAGCTGA
- a CDS encoding tetratricopeptide repeat protein, with protein MSEAPEFRATALCVVCESYDDSRTFPQLVGVKAQMEEIAGLLEGLGFDVRLVGGGNPDRAAFDREVEEWSEGWRRSGGRKPALILWSGHGVLADDELRLVLSDLKPGDHVGTRKVRIRRQGVSTEELIGYAVSSDADQILVVVDTCYAGDGVGDGIQTALKHWSEISLPPGRTKWLGSMASCQRNETSDGGGPLLRALAAVLREGPRTDEYLSAWSAHNELVSGVELLTALATRCESEGQRPARGTAGDERPAFPNPLARPGTAPTLVEHLVLAARGVGHREEGWFFSGRQRVLGKIITWMEAAAPGLFLVTGPAGCGKSAVLGRVATLADPEQRQEAERQGALREGDPDPGVRDVRTFAAVHLRGLDATQAAAELAARLGLREPRNADALRAELRELPTLPVLVLDGLDEVPAEHTQGVIEELVFPLSRMLPVLVGSRERPFRGRLKEGETLPDALVRHIGDSVTTVDLEAEPDTRRDIAEYVRRRCEAAEVDGAGVAEALADRATAQDGGFLFARLVTGFLVARLQEPGSLRDTDDLLAGLPESVEAAFEEDLRSGPQRVRDDGTELPSAARDLLTALACAAGRGMPAGGVWEAVASAFGGQGVVYDEGDLDWVLSAYGRYIVEDGAGSQAVYRLYHREFVSHLRRREGPEGAAAEVVVLWAVVDLLKRQAEAGGWERVDPYVRTWLSRHAAWASVPGPGIDVLRDLVVWDRENALPHLGKALLEVSVALSGNAHHTVAAEFAREATDIYRDLADRDRSYLPDLAGSLNNLAICLAETGDRQAALEPAHEAVRIRRQLAHTNPAAYLPHLATALNNLANHLAQTGDRQGALEPAHEAVRHYTQLTHTNPATYLPHLAGSLNNLAIRLAETGDRQAALEPAHEAVRHYTQLTHTNPAAYLPHLATALNNLAATLAQTGDRQGALEPAHEAVRIRRQLAHTNPAVYLPDLAGSLNNLANRLAETGDRQGALEPAHEAVRHYTQLTHTNPAAYLPHLATALNNLANRLAETGDRQAALEPAHEAVRIRRQLAHTNPAAYLPHLATALNNLANHLAQTGDRQGALEPAHEAVRHYTQLTHTNPAAYLPDLAMALNNLANRLAETGDRQGALEPAHEAVRHYTQLTHTNPAAYLPDLAMALNNLANRLAETGDRQAALEPAHEAVRHYTQLTHTNPAAYLPDLAGSLNNLAATLAQTGDHQGALKPAHEAVRHYTQLTHTNPAAYLPDLAMALNNLANHLAQTGDHQGALKPAHEAVRHYTQLTHTNPAAYLPDLAMALNNLANHLAQTGDHQGALKPAHEAVRHYTQLTHTNPAAYLPDLAMALNNLANRLAETGDEPAAIQAYTDTAAGLAQAHPAAARTIEYERAAFQLGRPEPTRAFGLLGLIRIVNDETAEQPGEIVLHARQMIRAQAHTSRDSRESLEHTWRQETDTATPDWLSLSEDTLNLVVEWANTPTWTDSRTFWSRHADALGADEAATALAEFALAWPVAEQHQRIRELVLSEGMDAVFSALILRDTLSGWLECEGWDDSKRFFQENSEVLLNESAEKALTETDDVTPGVAVHPALLRIARSEDIDTAFQCVQDRGALQRHVLRALNDGDAQALAYGAAIEGSVFNDAFSSATHHQAALLLAGDPESLDLDALAEAASEADPETRNRLTSELAALATRSPDPQHTAHWFRLVQALTQTRP; from the coding sequence ATGAGTGAGGCTCCGGAGTTCAGGGCCACCGCGCTGTGTGTGGTGTGCGAGTCGTACGACGACTCTCGTACCTTCCCTCAACTGGTGGGCGTCAAGGCGCAGATGGAGGAGATCGCCGGCCTCCTCGAAGGGCTGGGCTTCGACGTGCGGCTGGTGGGCGGGGGGAACCCGGACCGGGCGGCCTTCGACCGGGAAGTCGAGGAGTGGAGCGAGGGCTGGCGGCGCTCGGGGGGCCGCAAGCCGGCGTTGATCCTCTGGTCGGGGCACGGCGTCCTCGCCGACGACGAACTGCGGCTGGTCCTCAGTGATCTGAAGCCCGGCGACCATGTGGGGACGCGGAAGGTCCGGATACGCAGGCAGGGCGTGTCCACCGAAGAGCTGATCGGATACGCCGTCTCCTCGGATGCCGATCAGATCCTGGTGGTCGTCGACACCTGCTACGCGGGCGACGGCGTCGGGGACGGCATCCAAACCGCCCTGAAACACTGGTCCGAGATCTCCCTTCCGCCCGGCCGGACCAAGTGGCTCGGCAGCATGGCGAGCTGCCAGCGCAACGAGACGTCGGACGGCGGCGGACCGCTGCTGCGGGCACTGGCGGCGGTGCTGCGGGAGGGGCCACGCACGGACGAGTACCTGAGCGCGTGGAGCGCGCACAACGAGCTGGTCAGTGGGGTCGAGCTGCTGACGGCGCTGGCGACCAGGTGCGAGTCGGAGGGCCAGCGGCCCGCGCGTGGCACCGCGGGCGACGAACGACCGGCGTTTCCCAATCCTCTCGCCCGGCCGGGGACCGCGCCGACCCTCGTGGAGCACCTGGTGCTCGCCGCGCGCGGCGTGGGGCACCGGGAAGAAGGCTGGTTCTTCAGCGGACGGCAGCGCGTACTCGGAAAGATCATCACGTGGATGGAGGCGGCGGCTCCCGGTCTCTTCCTGGTCACCGGGCCCGCCGGGTGCGGCAAGTCTGCGGTGCTAGGACGCGTCGCGACGCTCGCGGACCCCGAGCAACGACAGGAGGCAGAGCGGCAGGGAGCCCTCCGGGAGGGTGACCCGGACCCGGGTGTACGGGACGTCCGGACCTTCGCGGCCGTGCATCTGCGGGGCCTGGACGCGACACAGGCCGCCGCGGAACTCGCCGCCCGGCTGGGGTTGCGCGAGCCGAGGAACGCGGACGCCCTGAGAGCCGAGCTGCGTGAGCTTCCGACGCTTCCCGTCCTGGTCCTCGACGGTCTCGACGAGGTGCCGGCCGAGCACACCCAGGGCGTGATCGAGGAGCTGGTCTTTCCGCTGAGCCGGATGCTCCCGGTGCTGGTCGGCTCCCGGGAACGGCCCTTCCGGGGCAGGCTGAAGGAGGGCGAGACCCTGCCGGACGCCCTGGTCCGCCACATCGGCGACAGCGTCACGACGGTGGACCTGGAGGCCGAGCCGGACACCCGGCGGGACATCGCCGAGTACGTACGGCGGCGCTGCGAGGCCGCCGAGGTCGACGGGGCCGGGGTCGCCGAGGCCCTGGCGGACCGCGCGACGGCACAGGACGGGGGGTTCCTCTTCGCCCGGCTGGTCACCGGCTTCCTCGTCGCACGACTCCAAGAGCCCGGGAGCCTCCGGGACACCGATGACCTGCTCGCCGGGCTGCCCGAGTCCGTGGAGGCCGCGTTCGAGGAGGATCTGCGTTCCGGCCCCCAGCGGGTACGCGACGACGGCACCGAACTCCCCTCGGCTGCGCGGGACCTCCTCACGGCGCTCGCTTGCGCCGCCGGCCGGGGCATGCCCGCGGGCGGAGTCTGGGAGGCGGTGGCCTCGGCGTTCGGCGGTCAGGGGGTTGTCTACGACGAGGGCGACCTGGACTGGGTTCTGTCCGCCTACGGCCGCTACATCGTCGAGGACGGTGCGGGCTCACAGGCCGTGTACCGGCTGTACCACCGGGAGTTCGTCTCACATCTGAGGAGGCGCGAGGGGCCCGAGGGGGCGGCCGCCGAGGTGGTCGTGCTGTGGGCGGTGGTGGACCTCCTCAAGCGGCAGGCCGAGGCCGGCGGCTGGGAGCGGGTCGATCCGTACGTACGGACCTGGCTGTCCCGCCACGCTGCGTGGGCCAGCGTCCCGGGGCCGGGCATCGACGTGCTGCGTGACCTTGTGGTGTGGGATCGGGAGAACGCGCTGCCGCATCTGGGGAAGGCGCTGCTTGAGGTCTCCGTCGCCTTGTCGGGGAACGCTCATCACACGGTTGCCGCAGAATTCGCTCGTGAGGCAACCGACATCTATAGGGACCTGGCTGACAGGGACAGGAGCTATCTCCCCGACCTCGCCGGATCGCTCAACAACCTCGCCATCTGCCTGGCCGAGACCGGAGACCGCCAAGCTGCCCTCGAACCCGCCCACGAAGCCGTACGCATCCGACGCCAACTCGCCCACACCAACCCCGCCGCCTACCTCCCCCACCTCGCCACGGCACTCAACAACCTCGCCAACCACCTAGCCCAGACCGGAGACCGCCAAGGCGCCCTCGAACCCGCCCACGAAGCCGTACGCCACTACACCCAACTCACCCACACCAACCCCGCCACCTACCTCCCCCACCTCGCCGGATCACTCAACAACCTCGCCATCCGCCTGGCCGAGACCGGAGACCGCCAAGCTGCCCTCGAACCCGCCCACGAAGCCGTACGCCACTACACCCAACTCACCCACACCAACCCCGCCGCCTACCTCCCCCACCTCGCCACGGCACTCAACAACCTCGCCGCAACCCTGGCCCAGACCGGAGACCGCCAAGGCGCCCTTGAACCCGCCCACGAAGCCGTACGCATCCGACGTCAACTCGCCCACACCAACCCCGCCGTCTACCTCCCCGACCTCGCCGGATCACTCAACAACCTCGCCAACCGCCTGGCCGAGACCGGAGACCGCCAAGGCGCCCTTGAACCCGCCCACGAAGCCGTACGCCACTACACCCAACTCACCCACACCAACCCCGCCGCCTACCTCCCCCACCTCGCCACGGCACTCAACAACCTCGCCAACCGCCTGGCCGAGACCGGAGACCGCCAAGCTGCCCTTGAACCCGCCCACGAAGCCGTACGCATCCGACGCCAACTCGCCCACACCAACCCCGCCGCCTACCTCCCCCACCTCGCCACGGCACTCAACAACCTCGCCAACCACCTAGCCCAGACCGGAGACCGCCAAGGCGCCCTTGAACCCGCCCACGAAGCCGTACGCCACTACACCCAACTCACCCACACCAACCCCGCCGCCTACCTCCCCGACCTCGCCATGGCACTCAACAACCTCGCCAACCGCCTGGCCGAGACCGGAGACCGCCAAGGCGCCCTTGAACCCGCCCACGAAGCCGTACGCCACTACACCCAACTCACCCACACCAACCCCGCCGCCTACCTCCCCGACCTCGCCATGGCACTCAACAACCTCGCCAACCGCCTGGCCGAGACCGGAGACCGCCAAGCTGCCCTTGAACCCGCCCACGAAGCCGTACGCCACTACACCCAACTCACCCACACCAACCCCGCCGCCTACCTCCCCGACCTCGCCGGATCACTCAACAACCTCGCCGCAACCCTGGCCCAGACCGGAGACCACCAAGGCGCCCTCAAACCCGCCCACGAAGCCGTACGCCACTACACCCAACTCACCCACACCAACCCCGCCGCCTACCTCCCCGACCTCGCCATGGCACTCAACAACCTCGCCAACCACCTAGCCCAGACCGGAGACCACCAAGGCGCCCTCAAACCCGCCCACGAAGCCGTACGCCACTACACCCAACTCACCCACACCAACCCCGCCGCCTACCTCCCCGACCTCGCCATGGCACTCAACAACCTCGCCAACCACCTAGCCCAGACCGGAGACCACCAAGGCGCCCTCAAACCCGCCCACGAAGCCGTACGCCACTACACCCAACTCACCCACACCAACCCCGCCGCCTACCTCCCCGACCTCGCCATGGCACTCAACAACCTCGCCAACCGCCTGGCCGAGACCGGAGACGAACCAGCCGCCATCCAGGCCTACACGGACACAGCCGCCGGGCTCGCTCAGGCCCACCCGGCCGCCGCACGCACGATCGAGTACGAGCGTGCGGCCTTCCAGCTCGGACGTCCCGAGCCCACGCGCGCGTTCGGTCTGCTGGGACTCATCCGCATCGTCAACGACGAAACGGCCGAGCAACCAGGTGAGATCGTCCTGCACGCCAGACAAATGATCCGGGCCCAGGCCCACACATCCCGTGACAGTCGCGAGTCTCTGGAGCACACGTGGCGGCAGGAGACAGACACCGCCACCCCGGACTGGCTGTCGCTCTCGGAGGACACTCTGAACCTGGTCGTCGAGTGGGCGAACACGCCCACCTGGACGGACAGCCGGACCTTCTGGTCACGTCACGCCGACGCCCTCGGCGCTGACGAAGCCGCGACAGCATTGGCGGAGTTCGCGCTCGCTTGGCCGGTCGCCGAGCAGCACCAGCGCATCAGGGAACTGGTCCTCTCCGAAGGCATGGACGCCGTCTTCTCGGCCCTGATCCTCCGGGACACGCTCTCAGGCTGGTTGGAGTGCGAGGGCTGGGACGACTCGAAGCGCTTCTTCCAGGAGAACAGCGAAGTCCTCCTCAACGAGTCCGCAGAGAAGGCCCTCACCGAAACCGACGACGTCACCCCTGGCGTCGCGGTTCACCCGGCTCTCCTGCGCATCGCCCGCTCTGAGGACATCGACACCGCGTTCCAGTGCGTCCAGGACCGAGGCGCCCTCCAGCGGCATGTTCTCCGTGCTCTGAACGACGGTGACGCCCAGGCACTCGCGTACGGCGCCGCCATCGAAGGCTCGGTCTTCAACGACGCGTTCTCCTCCGCCACCCACCACCAAGCCGCCCTCCTCCTCGCCGGCGACCCGGAGTCCCTGGACCTGGACGCCCTCGCCGAGGCGGCGTCCGAAGCAGACCCGGAGACCCGCAACCGGCTCACCTCCGAACTGGCGGCCCTCGCCACCCGCTCCCCCGACCCGCAGCACACCGCTCACTGGTTTCGCCTGGTGCAAGCCCTTACCCAGACCCGTCCATGA